A stretch of DNA from Methanolinea mesophila:
GATCATGTCCTGCTGCTTGAGCTCTTCAACATCGATCTCCTGGCCGTCGACCGTGGCCACCGAGGCTGCAAGAGCATAGAACATCTTGATCTTCTCGAAAAATGAGAGGGATCGCCAGAAGCGGTGCAGGGTGACCCGGATGTCCCGGTCAACCAGTGCAAGGGGCGTTCCGGTCGCCTCCGATTCCTCAATGGCGGCCTTCATCTCCGCGCCCGGCTCCACTCCCATGTCCATCCCGATACGCCGCTGCAGGTATGCCAGGACCCACTGCACCAGGAGCTGCGTGAAGTTCTTGGCCTCCAGGACCTCGTTCACCGAGGGGTCGTGGACCTGTTTTTTCAGGGCGGCATACCGTCCCTGGTCGAGCTCGATCGCCACCACGTCGGGTTTATAGTCCCGGATAGCCTCTCTCACCTCGTCCACGCTCGCCTGGGAGACGTGGGCGGTACCTACGATCCTGATCTCACCCATGCAGCACCTTCATTCCATCGCCGTCGATCACGACCCTGCCCTGCGGGAGGGGACTTCCCTCGAAGACCTTCCTGACACGTTCCTCTTCTTCGCGCTCGAAACACTGTCTGGCGAGGAGATCTGCGGCCATTGCTTCCGCCTCCATCGTCGCCTCTGCCCGGGACAGCCCGGGGCAGGGGTAGACCAGCAGATCTTCTCCCTCTAGCACGAACGGATAGGTGCGGCAGATCCAGGGACGCGAGAGATACACGCTGCAGGCAGGGAAGCCTCCCCGTTCGCGAAGGAAACGACAGCGGTCCCCTTCCCGCCGCAGGCACCATTCGAACGTGTGGGAACCCGCGGATCCGTGGGGGGTAAAACAGGGGAACGGTTCTGCGACCGATTCCCAGGAGCCCCCGCCGGCCACGGCGATCTCCCGCACCTCGTCCGGGCTTACCAGCACCAGATGCTCATCCCCTGATTTTGCCCGGCAGCACTCCCCGCAGCGGATACAGGAGAACCCGAGGGCCCGGATCAGGTCCGCCAGCGCTCCTTCCGTCCGGGGGACGTGAAGACGGAACGGGAATTCAATGCTACGAGGATCCATGCTCCCTGCAGATGCGATCGAAGTTCTCATAGACTCTTCTCCCGTCGGGGGTGTGGCTCACCTCAGGGTGCCACTGAAGCCCGTAGATATGCCGGTCAGGGTCGGCGATGGCCTCGTTCTCGCAGATGGAGGAGCGTGCAAGCCGTATATATCCGGGAGGGACCTTCTCCACCTCGTCGGCATGGGAGGCCCACACCTGGATCCGGTCCGGATACCCCGCAAGGATCTCGTCGTGTTCCAGGATCTCGACGTCCACGTGGCCGTATCCTCCGGAGGTTCCCGGGTGGACGGACCCACCGCGGGAGACGGCAATAGTGTGCAGCCCGAGACAGATCCCGAGCACCGGCAGGCCCAGGTCGAGGTACCTCGCGCCGTTCCCTATCCGGTCGAGGGTCGGGCCTCCTCCGAGGATGATCCCCCTGCACCCCCCCGCGACCTCTTCAGGCGGCAGGGTATTGGCGACCATCCGCACCTCGATCTCGAGGTCACGGAGCATCCGCTGGATGAGATGGTTGAACTGCCCGAAATTATTCACCACGAATATGGGAAGCATTGTATATCACTTGTTATTCTGGGATTATAAGACCTGTTTTAGTCATAGAACCGCACAAATTCAAATATCTTCTCCCGTATGGCCTCAGGGGAGTGCCCGAGGAGCGCGGCGAGGAACATCGCTCCTCCTGCCCCCATTCCCTCTTTAACCTCCCCGATGCAGTAACGGGCGAGGCCGGAATGGCCGAGGTCACCGAAACCCGGGTCCACGTAATATGCCTCCGCGCCGATCTCCCCGGCAAGGCCGGCGAAATTTGCGGATGCATCGTCCCTCACGTAACAGGTGGTGACCACCCGGGGGGCCGGGAGACCGAGCCTCTTTGCCACGGCAGCCACCGCGAGCATCTGAGTCCCACCCGCGAGGATGAGGGTTCCCTGATACGCGGAATAAATTCCCGCCGAGAGGGCGATCATCGGGTCACCGCAGACCCGCACCACGTCGAGCGGTCCGTCCCCTGGATCCGCATCAAGGCGCCGCATGACCTCGTCCCATACCTCTTCCTTCATCCGTACCGGGTTTTCCGAGAAACTGCTGCTTACCCTCGCGTGGTACCCGAGACCCCGGAGGACGCACATCGCCGTGGTCGTCCCTCCCGGGACGCACTCCCCGAGCACCAGCAGGTCGCTTACCCGCCCGAGGAACATTCCAATTGCTTTCCCGCGGCCGAACAGTTCCTCCGCCCTGGGCACCGCATCGGCGAACCTGGGATCGCCCCCGGGCTCCCCGTAGGCATCCAGGCAGGGAACCGTGGGGCGGTGCACCAGCCCCGCGTTGATGAACAGGGCGTGCAGGCCTGAGAGTTCCATCATCGACCGGGTGATGGAGGCCGGTGTGGGGCATCCGGTAGGGGTGTTCGGCTTCACCGGCATGCTGGTGATCTCTCCCAAGGTAATCAGTTCCGCGTCCAGGACGGGGGTGAGAAGCGTCTTCTCCGGGCTCGGGCCGGCGCCGGAGATCCCGGGTACGGTAGAGAGCAGGGTGTTGGCAAGGACTGCAGAGAAGAGCGGTTGCCTGGTAGCGATACGGGGAACTCCGGAGATAAACGGCATGTAGGGCCTCTTTCTTATATATCTGGCCCGGTTTTCCCATAAATGCTCTCCATGCGGTTGGCAACCCTAATCACCACCCGGGGCGACGTAAGTATGATGTTTGAGATCGAGCAGAGGCTGGAGGAGAAGGGAGTCACCATGGACATCATCGTCGCCACCGCGATGGAGCTTTATGTTCCCCACGGGATGGAGTCCGCGGAGGCCGCCCCGCGGATCCGGGAGAAGATCAGCCGGGCCCTCGGGGATCCCAACGTCTCCTCGCTCCTCCTTGGCGCGATCCTGCTGGAGGACGAGCTCTACTGGAAGCGGAAGAACTCCGAGATCCAGGACGACCCGGTCTTCCTGTTGAGCGACGAGATCATCGGCATGGCAATTGCCGAATGCATCGGCGGGACCTACGCCCGGTTTGAGTTTACCCGTTACGACCAGAAAAAACCCGGAATTTTAAAGACCCTGGGCCCGTTCCTGGACGACGCGGTGGCCGGGCTTATCGCCGGGTGCACTTCCAGGTTCTACAGCGAATGTTTCCAGCCTCTGTAAAGGCCCTGTTCCAGTGGACCACGGTGCTCCCCCTGGGAGCGCCCGCGGACTTCGAGGCGTTTGCGAAACGGTCGTACCTCTACCCTCTTGCCGGATGGCTCATCGGTGGTATCGTCGGCGCCGTCATCTTTTTCGTGCCCTACAATGGCCTTGCTGCGGCCTTCGCCCTGGCGGGGGTGCTGCTCCTCTCGGGCTGCAACCACTTCGACGGGTTAATCGATCTCGGGGACGGGATGATGGCACACGGGAGCAGGGAGAAACGGATCGCGGCGCTCACCGATCGGAACGTGGGAGCAGGAGGGGTCGCGTTCGGGTTGATCTTCTCCCTCATCGCTTTTGCCGGACTCCTGTCCGCAAGTGTTCCCGCCTTCGCCATCCTCATCGCGGAGGTGGGGGCGAAGCTCGCCATGTCGGTGGTAACCACCTTCGGCAGCCCGTTCCGGGAAGGGATCCAGTCCTACATGCATGCCCGTTCCAGGAAGTATTTCCCGTTCCTCTCGGTCCTGTTGTTCCTGCCGCTATTCTTCCTCCCGGTGAACACGGTTGCGGTTTCCGTTGCAATGGTACTGGCGGTCGTCACTCCGCTCGCACTTGTTGCACTATCGTCAAGGCTCTTCGGCGGGGTAAACGGAGACGTTGCCGGGGCGGCGAACGAGATCACCCGGGCGGTAATCCTCGCGGCCCTTATTCTGGCCTGATTCCGGGTTGCAACCTATTAAGACTGATGCCCGGAACCTAGATCTGATGTTTCCGAACCAGGGCGTTCACATGAAGGGAGGGGTGATCACCGAGCGGAACCCCGAGTTCTGCACGATCCGGACCAGGATACCGGCCGGAGTGGTGACTACCGACCAGCTCCGGGGGCTCGCGGATATCGCCGAGAAGAACGGGGTAACGGATCTCCACCTCACTACCAGGCAGACCGTGGAGATCCCTCACATGGACCCCTCGGTGCTGAAGGAGATCGCCGCCGATCTCGCCGCGAACGGGACTCCTGTGGGTTCCGAGCGGGATGAGGTGGTCAACATCATCTCCTGTCCCGGGCTGGAGCGATGTGTCTTCGCGAATATCGACTCCATCCACCTTGCACAGGAGCTGGACCGGAGGCTTTTTGGAAAGGAGATGCCGGTCAAGGTCAGGATCGCTATCTCCTCCTGCCC
This window harbors:
- the cobT gene encoding nicotinate mononucleotide-dependent phosphoribosyltransferase CobT; translation: MPFISGVPRIATRQPLFSAVLANTLLSTVPGISGAGPSPEKTLLTPVLDAELITLGEITSMPVKPNTPTGCPTPASITRSMMELSGLHALFINAGLVHRPTVPCLDAYGEPGGDPRFADAVPRAEELFGRGKAIGMFLGRVSDLLVLGECVPGGTTTAMCVLRGLGYHARVSSSFSENPVRMKEEVWDEVMRRLDADPGDGPLDVVRVCGDPMIALSAGIYSAYQGTLILAGGTQMLAVAAVAKRLGLPAPRVVTTCYVRDDASANFAGLAGEIGAEAYYVDPGFGDLGHSGLARYCIGEVKEGMGAGGAMFLAALLGHSPEAIREKIFEFVRFYD
- a CDS encoding phosphatidylglycerophosphatase A; translation: MFEIEQRLEEKGVTMDIIVATAMELYVPHGMESAEAAPRIREKISRALGDPNVSSLLLGAILLEDELYWKRKNSEIQDDPVFLLSDEIIGMAIAECIGGTYARFEFTRYDQKKPGILKTLGPFLDDAVAGLIAGCTSRFYSECFQPL
- the cobS gene encoding adenosylcobinamide-GDP ribazoletransferase, which produces MFPASVKALFQWTTVLPLGAPADFEAFAKRSYLYPLAGWLIGGIVGAVIFFVPYNGLAAAFALAGVLLLSGCNHFDGLIDLGDGMMAHGSREKRIAALTDRNVGAGGVAFGLIFSLIAFAGLLSASVPAFAILIAEVGAKLAMSVVTTFGSPFREGIQSYMHARSRKYFPFLSVLLFLPLFFLPVNTVAVSVAMVLAVVTPLALVALSSRLFGGVNGDVAGAANEITRAVILAALILA
- a CDS encoding YkgJ family cysteine cluster protein yields the protein MRTSIASAGSMDPRSIEFPFRLHVPRTEGALADLIRALGFSCIRCGECCRAKSGDEHLVLVSPDEVREIAVAGGGSWESVAEPFPCFTPHGSAGSHTFEWCLRREGDRCRFLRERGGFPACSVYLSRPWICRTYPFVLEGEDLLVYPCPGLSRAEATMEAEAMAADLLARQCFEREEEERVRKVFEGSPLPQGRVVIDGDGMKVLHG
- a CDS encoding GMP synthase subunit A; its protein translation is MLPIFVVNNFGQFNHLIQRMLRDLEIEVRMVANTLPPEEVAGGCRGIILGGGPTLDRIGNGARYLDLGLPVLGICLGLHTIAVSRGGSVHPGTSGGYGHVDVEILEHDEILAGYPDRIQVWASHADEVEKVPPGYIRLARSSICENEAIADPDRHIYGLQWHPEVSHTPDGRRVYENFDRICREHGSS